In Montipora capricornis isolate CH-2021 chromosome 4, ASM3666992v2, whole genome shotgun sequence, the DNA window ggcaagattaaaacaaagtttCTCCTTATTCTCGCCAAGGAAACACcaaatatgggcagtaaacattTTGACTACCCAATCACAttgctgcatttcaaatgacgttaAAGCTGTACCCCTCCAAATTGTTATTTGATAGTTAGCTGCTGCTGTTTTCATAAAATTTTCTTCGGTCTCCTCACTATCAGAtggatggactggcatcccatccagggggggagtagaaatactccttaatcgcttcatgccatggaaaccgggataagctccggcctgatgggccacttggctcgtatgcagactttACCTCTCACTATCAGAATGCCCAGTGATGAAAAAAGATTACCTAAAATGTTTGCAATTAGTTGCCGATGATGGATTAGATGAGACGTCACGCACAATTCCTGTTCTCTAGTGATCAACATTCAATTTCAGATGCTGCCcatatgaaaaagaaaagggtCTCGATTTTATTCATGCCTTAACTTACCCACATCTATCGAATGCGCACAAAATCGTCATTTTCGCCATAGTTTATACAGTTGGCTGGGTCGCGATTGAGGCCTGTAAAGGTCCCAGATGTTACCGGGAATTGTACGCGACGAATGATTTGCCAGCAAACAGTGAGACTTGTAAATTCCAGCTCTTAGATGGGCAAAACACGTCCTTCTGTTATTGATTGAGTTTATCTCCATTCTCAGCTCGATACATCGTGCACAACTCTCTTTGGGGGTCAGTATCGACCATATCACAATCTCTTGATGGAGCACCGTTTAGCATGGTAACGTCATTCAGTGATGGTACTGTCGATAATAGCACTGGGATAGCATACTTCTACTTGTCAGCTTTTGATCCAGTGGTACATAACataaaatcaaataacttggCCAGTTTCTCAATTTCGGAGGCACAAAGTGATTACTGCAAAGAGCATGGCTGGGATCCAGAGTTACCACTCTGCGCTAGAGTTACGCTCAATGGAAAGGTGACTTAATATTAAGTTTAGCAAGCATAGATCAAGCAGTGGGCATTTTATTCACTCGCAAAAGCAGTGATCAAACTCGTCTCATGGGAAGAAAGCACTTAAGAGAGAAGCAAGCAGTAAGGATTGGGATAACTTTGTACAGTAACTTTCTAATAACAgcagtaattttctttttgcgttttgtttacattgttctTGTTAGAGTGCACGTGATCGTCAAGGTCATGAATGGGCTGCTAGTGGCaccttttaaattttattttaaaagaagCAAGCAGTAAGCTTTAGGAAAACTTTGTAACTTCGCAATAACAGGAGTAATTTTCctttgtgttttgtttacattgtttttgTAAGAGTGCATGTGATCTTCAAGGTCATGAATGGGTTGCATCCCAGCTGCTAGCAGCACCTAGTTACTTACAGTATGGacaggaaaaacaaggttactaagacatttattatatctctgaggtaacCAGGAGCGTGGCAAAGGAAAGTAGTTGAAGTCAAGTGGCACGCGCCAAAAtccgaaaaacaaataaataatattggTTTTTTTATTAGAAAGAGTTGTTTGTAAGTTTTAAACAGTTTCACAAGTTTTGTAATTTGACTTAGGCATTATGAAAAGTATGCTAGAAAATGTTTCCTAGTAAAAACAAGCGACAAAAAGTGATGACATTTCGACTGTTCTACGGTCATTTTCATGTCCAAGTTGAAGTTCATAAAAATTCTGCACATTCGTAAAATTTCTTCTGTTGAAGTGAGAAAAACTTAACGACTCGTTTACTCTAAAAATCCATTTCAAAAACTTCTTCTTGAGAGTAAGTTTCAACAGTTGTCCTTGCTTTTAACACACCTCTGGCTATTTTTACAAAACTAGTTTCGTCCCATCTTGGACGTCTTCACTAAAGAGGTCCGAGATCGGACGAAACTAGTTTTGTAAAAAATAGCCAGAGGTGTTTTAAAAGAAAGGACAACTGTTGACACTTGCTCTGAAGAAGAAGTTTTTAAAATTCCGCATATATACAAAAGAAGGCTAAAATTGTCTTCATTTTTTGTCGTTTGTTTTTACAATTAAAAGTTTATCTGCAAACTTGTTAATTCgtattttagaaaatatttcatcaAATTTTCAAATTGAGTGGGCGGGACAGTGGGCATACTGTAGAATGCGGCCCACTAAATTATTCAATCATATCGTGCATACTATCTGGGAGATATTATTGTTTGAGGTAACAAATGATAGACTCCACCCgagtcctttcttttctttagggCCCTGATTTCGTTTGCCAATTGTAATTGCAGCTGTGTATTGTTATGTGGAATGGAAGGGTTCTAAAAAATCATTCAACTTTTGATTTTCCAGATTCTTCATGTCCCCCCTGATGAGTTAAAGTTTGCGCAGAATGCATTATTTTCAAGGCACCCTGGGATGAAATATTGGCCAAAGTTTGATGGTGAGATTTCTTGTTAGAAATGGTAAACATGTCTGCCCTTTTTATTTGTGTTCTAACAAGAAACTATAGTCTTAAGAAAAGAGATTGCTGTACCCACAACATTCACGCAATTTATCTCCTAAACTTTGTTACttttttaataatatacatgtaaatttttctccattttgattggctaagagaaatgcactTTTCAGGTAACgcagtgcagaaaagaggtaatttaGTGCAAAGGGACGTAACAAACCAGGCATTCTAATTGGTCAATTATTAAAGAAAGCCACAGATAGCCAGTCCAATGCTAACCCTGGGTGTTGCAAATTTAGCGTGATTATGTGATACGTATGCGTTCTTTCTGCTTAATTACGACAGGTTTCTCGatatttttcatgtatattacatgtatttagcAATCATGTGATTTTTCTCgagcaatttggaataaataggcactggtaatttttttcaaagactggaaattttgtttgtctttgaaaaagttTACTCGTGCTCCTTTATTGCAAATtacactcaaaatcatgtgattacctatacttattgATGCGCAGTTGGTGCATGACTAACGGTATAGTAGGCCGTTGCTACAGCTTGAActgaacaataaaaataataatttaaaggGTCATTTTCACGGCCCGCTCCAGGTGCCAGCAATAAGTACCAGCCTTTTCTTACCGACCCACTAAACTCCCTAGGGAGTGAACACTGTGCGGGAGgctgcaggaaaaaaaaactccagGCGGACCAACAGTCAGGGTTTTAAAATGACTAacgagaaagtgctgcctttgccaTCTGCAAATTGTCAGGCGCTCTATTCTTCTCGGGTAAGGACGATAAACAATAGGCCCCAACCCACAACCTTTCGATGTTCATAACCCTTTGGGACGTAGAAGAACCCACAAACTATTCGCAAAGAATAGGGCAGGGCGTtcttggtgttgtggtctatccACTGTGGTATACACGAGTTGTTTTTCCACGTCCAATTGGtctataaaagaaagaaaatgattgCAAAAGGCATGCCATTAAGAAATATTACCTTTGCATCAAATCGTTTTCACTACTTACCCTTAAGGGAATGCAAACTTTTGATTGTTTTTATAAGCAAAGGAATGAGGTGGGTGGGCTAACCGTATCATTTGCTGTTGGGCTAAGGGAGCAAGGGATTCCGCAGTGGTGAGACACTCGCCTCTCAccgatgtggcccgggttcgtttcccagactcggcgtcacgTGTGGGACTGGGTTGAAATTtgttgttctctactctgccccgagaggtttttctccgggtactccgattttccgctctcctcaaaaaccaacttacgatttgatatgatttgatttctgcaCAGTAACCCCAGCGCAAAATACACCCGATACTTCATTATGCCGAGAAACCATCCCTTTACGGTATGTTCAAAGTGTTCAGTGAAAGCAGTTTGATTTTCGTTGAAATTATTGTTTCTTTCAATCAGATTGGCAAACCTTGAAGCTCAATATCACTCGTGTTTGGGTCCTAGATTACTACGGCTGTGCCGACATGATTCCTGTTGAAGAGTACTTGAAGGCCACCTTGTAGCGCGCATTGATGCTGGAAACGGTCCCCTGATTTGGTTTGCGATATTTTACTAAATTTTGGCTTTGGAATAATCAAGTAATCTGCAAAGAATCGAGATAAAAGACATTGATGCTAGATTAGATAGATTAGGGGTTTGCTTTTTATGCTGCCTCAAGCAGAATGAACGACTATTCTGCCAGCTAGTGGTCAGAAAGTTGCAAGTAGAATGAATTGCAGTCGCTTCGCCCGAAATGAGAGTCCATCAGCCCGAACTGAAAAGATGTTCCCCCGGACTATTCTTTACGATGATTTTGTTTGCTCTTCTGTTAATTTCGTATCGGGCGGAAGGACTTTTATTTTTGGCAAACCGACCTCCGGCGAATACGCTATCGGGCGAAATGACCTGCTACCACTAGAAGTAGATTTGTTTCACTaaaaatttgcctttttttttaactacgGATATTTTTTCATCAATAATTTTAGACGTCTGTAATCTTGGAAAGTTGATAGCTCAATGGATAAATTTTTCACACCGTCAGACAcaataaataaagtaattaGCGTTTTCATATGTGATGTGAAAAGatatatttcttgtttttttctaaTGGAAAAAATTCGAGCGCTCCTGTCCACACCAATTTTCTGTCCTACATCCCTGTTGTGCTTTTGCGAGACCGCGCACGATTCACAGTCATCAGAGAGATTCAGCCTCTCGTCTACAAGAAACAAGGAACTGGAGACTTCCGCTTGTTATGAAAATGAATGCTCTTTTAATTGCGCTCGACatttctaatcttgggtatcctgtgcatagggtgcgctttttcagcgccatcttgaattacgtcatcCGCGCATTgatacgtcatatgcgcaaatgACGATCGTGCCTGACCAGATTGTTTGTTCCAataagattgtttctttccctGCCCTTCTCTTTTGCTTCTTAAGAGGCTGTCGAATGCACTTTAATTGGAACAGAGGCACATAGAATCAGTTTCAATATGGCGGGCGAGACTAACATCAGCTTGGTTTCAATACTTTACTCTGAAACCACTAGTACCCAATTCGCTCACtttaaatagggagtttaagcaaagacgacgtttacggcaacgacaacgccacgaagcaataatattattggttaaaaattaaataaagaaataatcgtgcagcacgaatttccgtgcatttctttgccgtactccacaaaacaacaacgtgaaatcactaaattttaggtttcggcgacaacgtgagcatataacaatgaaccatttatttgctatctttactttaaaactttttgtaaccatccagttacaggatagatcacgtgaacaagacggaataattgtGTAATATTTGCGATAGCCaccgtctttgcttaaactcacTGTGCGACATGAAGGAGGTGGAATTATCTCGATAGACTCACCACAATGCAAAGTTGTATTTTGGAATGACGTTTTAGTTGTCGTAGACGCCGTTTTTGCTTAAACTCgattgggagcttaagcaacggcggcgacaacgagaacgtcacctcaaaatataagttCGCGTTATTTCAATCACTTattgactatttcaaccttcttaatatgacaagggtgtggtagttcccaaaaaatgacactggtcagaACGGcacttgatttgggggagaaaGACGTTCTTCTTGGCTATTTAACGTTATTGTTTTTTcgctgggtatgtgccgctggcctctcaaAATCCCATCCCCTTTATAGtttattttatggccaattatagaccTCATTttagtcacttttgggtaaatgtaattttagcgaccccaacttaggcactttctgtttatgcataaacccTACGCAAagtattttaattgtaatttcaaaacagaatgtaatgcgactagtaagtattaaatcaacagcgctACAGTTCTTCCTGTTACAACTTTTTTCTACCgcgaatctttccatttttaaatcccactagccagaattttcttacccccaGTATCCCGACAATTTGCAAtcccattctagtaactctgtcgGGAACTTTGTTGAAAATTCAACTCCATTATAGTCAATTCAGTCgtgaaaatgcaaccccatccagcggcacatccccattagcCCAGTAATAAGAAGTACCCCTCCCCGCCCCCCCCTCCCAGGgggcgttttcgttgccgtcgccgttgtcattgcttaagATCCCTATTGTACGACGTGAAGGAGGTGGAATTATCTCGATCGACTCACGACAAtgcaaagttgtattttgaggtgacgtttttgtcgccgTAAGTTCCTAATATCTTTTGTGGGTTGAGTGTTAAACATCGTTTTTCACATCACTTCAAATGTTTGAAATAAATTTGTAATCAATATTAGATTTTTTTGCAAGAATTGATAGCCTCGACCTGTTTACACTGTGTTTACACCTATGTGCATTTAGTAACTCATCAAGAGAGGCCTCTGACGAGCAGGTAGCAATCATACATAACGATCATTTTGACAAGTGTGTATCTCAGACTCGTTTTCCTTGGACGTTCTGTTGAACGTAAAATGAATCGCGGAAAAAACAACTATGATTATCTGATGAGCAGCCTTCTGAAATCCGCGTGAAAAGTGAACCAGGATGTTGGAGACGAAAGAGGTCTGGATCGGGTGCTGCGCAGTCCCACGCGGTTAGCATGATTCAAATGCCAGCAGAATGTACCTGTTGCAGGCAATTTATAACCAGCTGGCACACAGAGTAGTCATTAATGATCAAATTAGTGGACCGCTCATTACTTTTTATCTAAGTCGAGCTCCGGACACTTTAAAAAGAACTGGGAGCTGAAACTaagtttttttcaagaaaactcCGCCGTCAGgggaaaaattaaaagaagaagGTATAACAAGTTTGGGACcgatttgaaatgattttttttcttcaacttgcGGTACAAGCAAATTGTTTGACTGCTAATTGTtgctgttgatttttttttgcaagtgaAAGAAAGGCATTCCCCTCTCTCCaaaattcaacatggcggcttggAAATCGATCATTACAGGGGCCCATTACCAGGAGATTCCATCTTTATTGTAcgcttgagtcaaccctttctcgTATCGTTCTACttttagaactactatattttgacgtatgtgacgaatgtgactgagaacatacgtgAAATGGTTCaaatacgtcacatacgtatgtgacgtaataaatggctgggcataggtctcttatgattggctgttgtgaaaacacccactaAAGCCCCCTGCGAGGAGAGgtgtttttaaaaatagaaagatacgggaaagtGTGGACTCAcagggttaatatggaagatggaggctccggcTAATGGGGTCCTGATCATTATCATATAAAGGTAACAAATCTCATGCTAGGGGCGCCTTCCGTTCGACCAAAAGTTCGAAAAACCGGCTAATGAATTGAATGAAACGATAATTAATAGTTCGGAAAACATTCTTGGAAAGTTGGGTATAAGTTATGAAGTGGTCCTGAAATTCGGGAATTCTGGAACAACTAGAAATCCCTTCCCATTGGTTCATTCCACCTCGGGCGCAATTGATGTTTCAATTTTGGGGCAGCACTCGTTGCTGTGGTTGGTTTCAAGCGGCCAACTggaaaatacaagaaattatTGAAATTTTTTACCAGACCTTTTGGTCGAATGGAAAGCGCCTTAGGTCTATGTCGTCATTTTCACAAACCAAGCTTtctttagacgagttcttaaatacgTTTCAGATCGTACGAGCGAGCCTTTTCAAACCAAAGGGTACTAATAAATTATGTAAGACAtctgattggctggaaaggtcaCGATTCGTGGAAAAATCAATCTGAACATAACTCAATCTGAAAAACGCCGTGACACTAATATACCGAAGACGCACGCTTCAGGTCACGTGCTCCTGTTGTAGgcaactgttttttttaaattatggcACTGAATCACGTGATCAGTTATGATTCATTTGCAGCGCCTTGAATACGTTCGATACTATGAATCTTGGGTAACAGTCCTGGTACATGACGTAGTAGACATGCCGTTGTGCGTGGTCGTAAACTGTCTGGTCCGGTTCCTCCATGACCTCCTCGATCATTTGGCGAGTTCTGTGGTCTATGCTGACCTGTTACAAGAGGTAAATATTCACTATTTTAAGCattagaggactttttccgtgtttgcacAGACtaatctaaacacgaggggcgTTGGGAGAAATCGAGACTGTTATGTTTCTTTACGTGGCGTATTTAAAATGTTGCGAGCAGACTTCCGTTAACTCTATTGGCCTCGGTGAGTCTCCAGTGGATCCGATGGACTTCGTTGGACTATTAGTCCCCCATCTCCTAATTTCAAGTGTTTAGACTTCCGGTAACTCCATTGGACTCAATGCGACTCCAGTGGACTCCGATAGACTTCACGTGAAACAGATACGACTTCCGGTTCTAGTTGATAGTAGATCTAGTtgagtgtattggacatgtgtgTAAATTTTGAGAATGATGCTTATAAATCAGGCCATGCAAATACGAAAAGAGCCTTTATAAAATAACGCCCTCTGGAAAAAGCAGAGGGAGTGACGTGACAACCAATGTTTGCATACCGGCGCTCTCATGCAAACACATCTAcaggtggttttcacatgacgtcatcgccaccaatgttggtggacgaaaacaaaagatctcttattgactccttttgttcgtccaccaggaattgtacattgcagcattgctATTTGCGTCTCTAGAGATTGATTGCAAACCACCCATACCAACAAATTGCCAGCTTACGATAGATATTACAACACCTATGACAACTGCTTCATTAACAGCAAAACTAGTTGTTTGCAACGAAACTATTGG includes these proteins:
- the LOC138045477 gene encoding protein CREG1-like; the encoded protein is MKWLTVLSAITVLFTIASRATATERYGRYLKSRVFQHWKSYPEEKSNKIREDDKSPHDLTWRKFEFVPTYHPPPTSAKAKTARYIVHNSLWGSVSTISQSLDGAPFSMVTSFSDGTVDNSTGIAYFYLSAFDPVVHNIKSNNLASFSISEAQSDYCKEHGWDPELPLCARVTLNGKILHVPPDELKFAQNALFSRHPGMKYWPKFDDWQTLKLNITRVWVLDYYGCADMIPVEEYLKATL